A region of Elusimicrobiota bacterium DNA encodes the following proteins:
- a CDS encoding DUF2914 domain-containing protein, which produces MKKMIPVLGLMMSLFVSAFAEDMTAPVTPRPEVVAPTASVELVKSALGTGVDRETRAIQGEAASFDASVTNVYFLTRVKASAVPTTVNHVYSLDGKETASVPLSIKGSPWTTWSYRTIWPGAWKVELKDEAGNVIDTKEFTVSKDMAAPAPTETAPAQP; this is translated from the coding sequence ATGAAAAAAATGATTCCTGTTCTTGGACTTATGATGAGCCTTTTTGTTTCGGCGTTCGCGGAAGACATGACGGCCCCGGTGACCCCCCGCCCCGAAGTGGTGGCCCCAACGGCCAGCGTGGAACTCGTGAAGTCCGCCCTGGGCACCGGCGTGGACCGGGAGACCCGCGCGATTCAAGGGGAGGCGGCAAGTTTTGACGCTTCCGTGACGAACGTTTATTTCCTCACCCGGGTGAAGGCCTCCGCGGTGCCCACCACCGTCAACCATGTCTATTCCTTGGACGGGAAAGAGACGGCCTCCGTTCCCCTTTCGATTAAGGGATCTCCTTGGACCACCTGGAGCTATCGAACGATCTGGCCCGGCGCTTGGAAAGTGGAATTGAAGGACGAAGCCGGGAATGTGATCGACACCAAGGAGTTCACCGTCTCCAAGGACATGGCCGCCCCGGCCCCCACGGAAACCGCTCCCGCCCAGCCTTAA